DNA from Lentibacillus amyloliquefaciens:
GTTTATACCTTGGGGCAAACGGGCGCTGTCATCACAGACGTCCCTTATGAACCGAATTATTGGGTGGTGTATCAAATAAGAGACGTGTTAAAACGTGTTTTGTTTTTTGAGTTGTATCAATACTTTCATGAATCAACCATTATGCCGGCGCCGGAACCTTTTGTCGGTGCCATCGAATTGAATGGAAAACCGTTTTATATATACGTTTCGCGTGGAGACGTCCAAGACTTATTAATGTATTTAAAGTGGAAAGGCCGTTCCTTTAGTGAACGTCTGATTGTCATCACGGAATCAATGAAACACATTGAGCCACTGAAAATGTATGCAGAAGACATGAAGTTACGCGTAACAACCGATCAGGATTTAATGGCAGGCAAAACGGAAATTCAAAACGTGTTTTATTTTCTGGGTCAACAAGGTGAATTTGTGAAAGAAGCATAATTATGGATTAACCATTCAAGGTGCAGCTTAACACTTTTTATGGGGAGACAATGATAGCGGCTATATGCTCAAGTGGTGTTTTTGACAAATTTAATTATTATGTTAATATGAACATGTTCTTTAAATGAACGTGTTCATAAAATCCAATAAGGAGGGCAGGTTGATGACAACATCGAATCGATTGGATCAGCGCTTGGCGCAAATACGTCAGTGTATGGAAGCAAAAGGTATTGATGCAGTATTACTTACAGATCCGAATAACTCATATTATGTCAGTGGATTTCGTGCCATTTCGTACTCTCGTCCGATTGTTTACATCATACAGAGGGATGAAACGGCTTATGTTATCCCGGATTTGGAAAAGGAGCATGCGGAACAAGAAGCGGCCGCAGATGATTTTTTTATCTATCACGAATCAGCACAGTATGCTGAACGGGAGACATCCTTTACTGCTCTTTTGAACACAATTTTGGAGGATAGGTTGAAAGGCTGTGTCATTGGTTTGGAAATGGATTTGACCTCAGCTTCTTTGTACCAGCTTGTAAAGGATATGGGGCATCCAATCAAAGACATCGGCGAGGATTTGATTGCGATGCGTGCTGTTAAGGATGATGATGAATTGTATTGGATTGAACAGGCGGGCCGATTATCCGATATTGCTCTTGAGGCATCGTTCGCTCATTTAAATAGCGGCATGAGTGAGTTGGAGTTTGACGCATATGGCGATCGGAAATTGCTGCAGACTGTTTCCGAAGAGTTTCCGAATATCATTGCAGGGTTTGAAAATTGGACGTGTTCGGGTGTTGAACGGAGCTCTCAGCCACACCTCTATTCCAGTACGCGGGTATTTATGGATAATGATGTCGTTGTTCATAGTCGCCAAGTCTGGATTAATCAATACCGGGCTGAAAATGAACGCACATTTTTATTGGGCGAACCAACAGATCAGCAGAAACACTATTTACAGCTTGCAATCGATGCCCAAAAGGCGGCTATGAAAACGGTGCGCCCCGGTGTCAAAGCTAAAGATGTGGATATGGCCGCATTCCGTGTATTTGAACAAGCTGGCATGAGTGATTATATCCAGCACCGGACAGGACATGGTCTGGGGCTTTCGGAACATGAAGAACCTTATCTTCGCTTTGATAATGATTTAGTGCTTCAAGAAGGAATGGTATACACCATCGAACCTGGTATTTATGTGCCTGGTACCGGAGGGTTTCGGCATTCCGATACAGTTATCGTAACGAAGGATGGATCTAGGCGTGTTACGTATTTTCCCGGTGAATTGGAAGACATGCTGTTTTAACGTGCTCGGCAAGAAGTCCCCTTCAAAATCTTCGATTTAGGTGGAGAGGTTCACATTTTGTTCACTACATTTATTCAGGAATGTTGTAGAGAAGAATGTATATTATAAGGAGGAATGTAATTGTCATGAACCAATCAAGAATTGAAAAGACTGTTTTCTGGCCATCATTGATTTTCGTCGTTTTTGCAACATTACTGCTCGTTATTTTTCGTGATACGGTGGGGCCAATTGTTTCGGAAATGATGACAGGGCTGACTTATCGCTTGGACTGGGCATTTGAGTTTCTGACTATAGGTTTATTTATCATTCTTATTTGGCTGATGGTCGGCCGTTATGGACGGGTGAAACTGGGCAATCCTGAAGATAAGCCGGAATTTTCCCGTTTTAGCTGGGGCGGCATGCTGTTCTGTGCCAGTATGGGGACCAGCATTATGTTCTGGTCAATTGTTGAACCACTCTATTATTATACCGGCCCGCCGTTTGGTTTTGAAGCCGAATCGACAGAGGCTGCCGAATATGCAGTCAGCTATGGCCTGTTCCACTGGGGAATCTCAGCATGGGCCCTTTATGCGCTCCCAGCTGTGGTCATGGCTTACAGTTTTTTTGTCCGAAAAAATCATTCATTGAAAATCAGTGCAGCCTGCCAGGGTGTGCTGGGTAAGCATGCAGATGGTTTTCTTGGGAAAGCAATCGACGTGCTGGTCATTTGGAGTATGATTGGCGGGCTCGGAACATCTCTGGGTCTGGGTGTGCCAATGGTGGCAGCGGTAGTAGGTAATCTGTTGGGCATTGAGCCTTCAACATGGTTGAATATAGCGATCATTATCGTCTGGACGTTTATTTTCAGTTCCAGTGCATATCTTGGACTTTATAAAGGAATCAGGAAATTGAGTGACTGGAACGTCTACATGGCACTTGGTCTTGCTTTATTTGTGATTATTGTCGGACCGACTCTGTTTATTTTATCGTATTTCACCAACAGTATGGGGCTAATGCTTGATAATTTTATGCGCATGAGCTTGAATACGGATCCGATTAGCCAGGGAGGGTTCCCTCAGGCATGGACAGTTTTTTACTGGGCTTGGTTTGCGGCTACCGCGCCGTTCATTGGCATTTTTGTTGCGCGGATTTCTCGTGGCAGAAGCATTCGTGAGCTTGTTTCAAATGTTCTGCTTTGGGGGTCACTGGGAAGCTGGCTGTACTTTGGGGTATTCGGTGGTTATGCGATGAATCTTGATTTAACAGGAAAATTGGATTTGACAAATGTCCTTAGTGAACAGGGTGAGACGGCCGTTATTGTTGAAGTTCTAAATTCATTGCCGCTTTCGGCCCTTGCTTCAGTATTTTTTGTCATTCTTGGCTTTGTCTTTCTGGCAACATCACTGGATTCAGCCAGTTATGTGATTGCCAGTGTGGCAACAAAGGAACTCGGTATTAAATCTGAACCGGCCAGATGGCATCGGTTGATGTGGGGAATTCTATTATCAGCGCTGGCAATCAGCTTGACAGTCGCCGGCGGCCTGAATGTTGTTCAGACTTCTTCTGTGTTTGTATCGGTACCAGTGCTGATTATGTATGTATTGATGGCCGCCTCACTGATTAAATGGCTCAACAAAGATGAGCATATACACACTTATGTCAAAAGTAAAAAGTAAACTCGTTTGCTGAGAGGAGATAATCATGAGCACCACTCGGAAGGACATTCAACGAGCGCGTATGTGGCGTTATTTTATAGAAGCCGCTGTAGACGTGATAGAAAACGAAGGAATACGGAATGTTACGATACGTAAGATAGCCGGCCATGCCGGTTTTACCAGTTCAACAGCCTATAATTATTTCAGGGATTTATCACATTTGAAATTCTTTGCCTCTATGCGCTTCACCGCTGATTATATTGAAGATCTCCCTGCATATATGAATAAGGGAACCAACACCATCGAAAAATGGCTGTATGCGTGGAAATGCTTCTGTATTCATTCGTTTGAGCAGCCGGAAATTTATTCGGTCATTTTCATGGAAGATCTTGGGTCGACTCCGGAAGAATTTCTTGACGAATACTATCGGATTTACAAAGAGGACCTGATCGGGCTGCCTGAGGCTATCAAACCTCTCGTTATGGAGCATAGTTTTGCAAAACGCAGTGCCACGTATATCCAGAGTGCAGTGGATGAAGGAATGCTTGCACAAAAAGATGTTAACTTTGCTGCCGATATCACATTGATGATTTGGAAAGGCATGATCAATACTGTGTTGAACAAGCGGCGGGACTTTTCTAAAGAGGAAGCAAGTGAAAAAACGTTGCTTTATGTCTATGAGAGTGTAATCCATTTAATCCCGCCGGAAAAACAATCCGAAATACATGTGGACCTTAAATTGTAATAGACGGCTGTCAGGGTCAAAACGAAGATAGAAAGGCTGAATGGAATGGTTTTTAATATACGGGATAACGACAATAGACGTGTGAAAACAGACTATCCAAGATCAATTGAAAAATGGAAACATGTGTGGATTCCGATGTCTGACGGTGCCAAATTGGCAGCGACCATCTGGATTCCTGAAGATGCACATGATAACCCGGTTCCGGCGCTGCTTGAATATCTGCCATATCGAAAGAATGATTTTACGGCCATCCGGGATTCGGCACGGCATCCATATTTTGCCGGTCATGGCTATGCCAGCATTAGGGTGGATATCAGAGGAACTGGTGATTCTGATGGTGTGTTGCTCGATGAATATTTGAAACAGGAGCAGGATGATTGTCTTGAAGTGCTTGACTGGATTCAAGAGCAGCCGTGGAGTACCGGTTCTGTCGGCATGTTCGGAAAATCCTGGGGTGGTTTCAACAGCCTGCAAGTCGCTGCAAGAAAGCATCCGGCTTTAAAAACGATTATTACACTTTGTTCGACGGATGACCGGTATGCCGATGATGTCCATTACCGTGGCGGTAATATCATGGGGCAAGACATGCTCTGGTGGGCGTCAACGATGTTTGCGTATAATGCCCGCCCGCAAGATCCGACTGTTGTCGGTGACAACTGGAAAACAAATTGGCTGGATCGCTTGAATA
Protein-coding regions in this window:
- a CDS encoding M24 family metallopeptidase, which gives rise to MTTSNRLDQRLAQIRQCMEAKGIDAVLLTDPNNSYYVSGFRAISYSRPIVYIIQRDETAYVIPDLEKEHAEQEAAADDFFIYHESAQYAERETSFTALLNTILEDRLKGCVIGLEMDLTSASLYQLVKDMGHPIKDIGEDLIAMRAVKDDDELYWIEQAGRLSDIALEASFAHLNSGMSELEFDAYGDRKLLQTVSEEFPNIIAGFENWTCSGVERSSQPHLYSSTRVFMDNDVVVHSRQVWINQYRAENERTFLLGEPTDQQKHYLQLAIDAQKAAMKTVRPGVKAKDVDMAAFRVFEQAGMSDYIQHRTGHGLGLSEHEEPYLRFDNDLVLQEGMVYTIEPGIYVPGTGGFRHSDTVIVTKDGSRRVTYFPGELEDMLF
- a CDS encoding BCCT family transporter; translation: MNQSRIEKTVFWPSLIFVVFATLLLVIFRDTVGPIVSEMMTGLTYRLDWAFEFLTIGLFIILIWLMVGRYGRVKLGNPEDKPEFSRFSWGGMLFCASMGTSIMFWSIVEPLYYYTGPPFGFEAESTEAAEYAVSYGLFHWGISAWALYALPAVVMAYSFFVRKNHSLKISAACQGVLGKHADGFLGKAIDVLVIWSMIGGLGTSLGLGVPMVAAVVGNLLGIEPSTWLNIAIIIVWTFIFSSSAYLGLYKGIRKLSDWNVYMALGLALFVIIVGPTLFILSYFTNSMGLMLDNFMRMSLNTDPISQGGFPQAWTVFYWAWFAATAPFIGIFVARISRGRSIRELVSNVLLWGSLGSWLYFGVFGGYAMNLDLTGKLDLTNVLSEQGETAVIVEVLNSLPLSALASVFFVILGFVFLATSLDSASYVIASVATKELGIKSEPARWHRLMWGILLSALAISLTVAGGLNVVQTSSVFVSVPVLIMYVLMAASLIKWLNKDEHIHTYVKSKK
- a CDS encoding TetR/AcrR family transcriptional regulator; translated protein: MSTTRKDIQRARMWRYFIEAAVDVIENEGIRNVTIRKIAGHAGFTSSTAYNYFRDLSHLKFFASMRFTADYIEDLPAYMNKGTNTIEKWLYAWKCFCIHSFEQPEIYSVIFMEDLGSTPEEFLDEYYRIYKEDLIGLPEAIKPLVMEHSFAKRSATYIQSAVDEGMLAQKDVNFAADITLMIWKGMINTVLNKRRDFSKEEASEKTLLYVYESVIHLIPPEKQSEIHVDLKL